One segment of Anopheles stephensi strain Indian chromosome 3, UCI_ANSTEP_V1.0, whole genome shotgun sequence DNA contains the following:
- the LOC118512114 gene encoding uncharacterized protein LOC118512114 codes for MVDFHETLKTFLSLGCEDEPLCYAAARVYIHLKEEKRMADVQYQYEKELQLLYLTARKDAEALTDLFIPSVTTGALNLVQVKHYREVITLPDGEKPKSIVLAICDPSSTVLLYRMTLGLKEIGQKLPSKGKMLRQRAETGSAKGNQ; via the exons ATGGTTGATTTTCACGAAACT CTGAAAACATTCCTTTCGCTGGGATGCGAAGATGAGCCGCTTTGCTATGCGGCGGCCCGCGTCTACATTCATCTCAAAGAAG AAAAACGCATGGCGGACGTGCAGTATCAGTACGAGAAGGAGCTCCAGTTGCTCTATCTAACAGCACGGAAGGATGCGGAGGCGTTGACCGACCTATTCATCCCGTCGGTAACAACGGGTGCATTGAATTTAGTGCAGGTAAAGCATTACAGAGAAGTGATCACACTGCCCGACGGTGAGAAGCCGAAAAGTATCGTGCTGGCGATCTGTGATCCGAGTTCCACCGTGCTACTCTACCGGATGACGCTGGGTTTGAAGGAAATCGGCCAGAAGCTACCGTCGAAGGGGAAAATGCTTCGGCAAAGGGCAGAGACGGGCAGTGCTAAAGGAAATCAGTGA